The Candidatus Nitrosotalea sinensis genome contains a region encoding:
- the idi gene encoding isopentenyl-diphosphate Delta-isomerase, with the protein MEYLILVDSNDKQIGTEEKVKCHLPNGKLHRAFTIFLFNREGKLLLTQRSMSKMLWPGDWDGTVASHPRQSENYISSAERRLPEELGVTCKLDYLYKFEYHVPYKDIGSENEVCGTLIGILDDPTGIKLVKDEISDIRWVSLEQVSAEIINSPQIFCPWMLVALYFLSESSQNINDRHKEIINKWKNNEQLRNNLEKSLEYHFPDHKWELKKE; encoded by the coding sequence ATGGAATATCTAATCCTAGTAGATAGTAATGATAAACAGATAGGAACTGAAGAGAAAGTAAAATGCCATTTGCCTAACGGGAAACTTCATAGAGCTTTTACCATATTTTTGTTCAACAGGGAAGGAAAACTTTTGCTTACTCAAAGAAGTATGAGTAAGATGCTATGGCCTGGAGACTGGGATGGAACTGTGGCAAGCCATCCAAGGCAATCAGAAAATTACATCTCTTCTGCAGAAAGAAGATTACCAGAAGAATTAGGAGTAACATGCAAGCTAGACTATCTCTATAAATTTGAATACCATGTACCATACAAAGACATAGGATCAGAAAACGAAGTTTGCGGAACATTGATTGGAATACTAGATGATCCTACAGGAATAAAACTTGTAAAAGATGAGATTTCAGACATAAGATGGGTATCTTTAGAACAAGTATCAGCAGAGATTATTAATTCACCGCAGATTTTCTGTCCTTGGATGTTAGTTGCACTCTATTTCTTATCAGAGTCAAGTCAAAACATTAACGATAGACACAAAGAGATTATCAACAAGTGGAAAAATAATGAGCAACTTAGAAACAATCTAGAAAAATCATTAGAGTATCATTTTCCAGATCATAAATGGGAGCTTAAAAAAGAATGA
- a CDS encoding polyprenyl synthetase family protein: MKFENITKTVSTVDSFLASRLRGEPRELYSAASYLIEHGGKRLRPYMVIKSCQIVGGNKKQAMAAAAAVEMVHNFTLVHDDIMDNDEMRHGVPTVHMRFGMPVGILAGDLLFSRAFETISNPYFGKTASIGLNLVSTLAKACTDVCEGQTLDINMAKSSKIPSEDQYIKMIEKKTSSLFVASCAMGAISADKNDADVKRLSTFGRNLGIAFQIIDDLIGVTGDPKITKKPVGNDIREGKKSLPILMAIKKASKQERRIILKAFGNHTASKTEVQKAVSTIAALGIESAIKHKALQHSNVAKKSISTYNGTAKNELLSLLDFVVERSL; the protein is encoded by the coding sequence ATGAAATTTGAAAATATTACAAAAACAGTATCTACTGTAGATTCATTTCTTGCATCCAGACTCAGAGGAGAACCAAGAGAATTATACAGTGCTGCGAGCTATTTGATAGAACACGGAGGAAAACGACTCAGACCATACATGGTGATCAAAAGCTGTCAAATTGTAGGAGGAAATAAGAAACAGGCAATGGCTGCTGCTGCCGCAGTTGAAATGGTGCATAATTTCACACTTGTTCATGATGACATAATGGATAATGATGAGATGAGACATGGAGTTCCTACAGTTCACATGCGATTTGGAATGCCGGTGGGAATTCTAGCTGGAGATTTATTATTCTCTAGGGCATTTGAGACTATATCAAATCCATATTTTGGTAAGACAGCCAGTATTGGTTTGAATTTAGTATCTACCCTAGCAAAGGCTTGTACTGATGTATGTGAAGGACAAACGCTTGACATCAACATGGCAAAATCAAGTAAGATACCAAGTGAGGATCAATACATAAAAATGATTGAAAAAAAGACATCATCATTATTTGTAGCATCTTGTGCTATGGGAGCAATATCAGCCGACAAAAATGATGCAGATGTCAAAAGATTATCCACATTTGGAAGAAATTTAGGAATTGCGTTTCAGATAATTGATGATTTAATCGGTGTCACGGGGGATCCAAAGATTACAAAAAAACCAGTAGGAAATGACATCAGGGAAGGAAAAAAATCACTACCAATTCTCATGGCAATAAAAAAAGCAAGCAAGCAAGAAAGGAGAATCATCCTCAAAGCATTTGGAAATCATACTGCTTCAAAAACAGAAGTACAAAAGGCAGTATCAACAATTGCTGCCCTTGGAATTGAGAGTGCAATCAAGCATAAAGCTCTGCAACATTCCAATGTTGCCAAGAAATCAATATCAACATACAATGGAACAGCAAAAAATGAATTACTCTCATTACTTGATTTCGTGGTAGAGAGGAGCCTATAA
- a CDS encoding glutamate--tRNA ligase, protein MSDDVKRVIRGIALLNASEHDGKTRNDSVIPKVMGIKPELRSKIKEIIPLISEIVEEVNKLSVELQKEELKNKYAELLVTKPKQERTGLPPLEGAEQGNVITRFPPEPNGYPHIGHAKASIIDEEYAKMYGGKLILRFDDTNPEKERLEYYAAIKVGLDWLGVKYDRVKNTSDDMEIIYSKARELIDSGDAYVCTCDKETISNNRREKKSCKCSLGDKDQNITRWNKMFDKFKPGEAIVRFRGNMNSDNTVMRDPTLLRIIDESHPIHKDKYRVWPNYDFAVAIEDSIDGITHAFRTKEYELRTELYYTLLDKMNMRKPKMLEFSRLEFQGMPVSKRVLKPLVEEGKVSGFDDPRLPTLEGLRRRGIVPEAIRKFILSLGFTKSDTMPPFETLESFNRKIVDPTSVRLFIVFDPVKLRVINNNLTEIEISNHPQTEMGKRKIAIDGTFYISGDDAKTLKIGEEIRLLEAYNVRITKIGQEIECEVIDTGHKSNIPKIQWITQKNPVNLEVLIPKILFNDDQFNEDSLEVKKALTEQYYLELNVGSEIQFIRFGYCRKDSANQAIYTHK, encoded by the coding sequence TTGAGTGATGATGTAAAGAGAGTAATAAGAGGTATTGCTCTTCTTAATGCATCAGAACATGATGGTAAGACTAGAAATGATTCAGTTATTCCAAAAGTGATGGGAATCAAACCAGAACTTCGCTCAAAAATCAAAGAGATAATTCCGCTCATTTCAGAAATTGTAGAAGAAGTTAACAAATTATCAGTTGAATTACAAAAAGAGGAACTCAAGAATAAATATGCAGAACTTTTAGTAACAAAACCAAAACAAGAAAGAACTGGGCTTCCACCACTTGAAGGAGCAGAACAAGGAAATGTAATAACCAGATTTCCACCAGAGCCAAATGGTTATCCACACATAGGTCATGCAAAGGCTTCAATCATAGATGAAGAATATGCTAAAATGTATGGTGGAAAACTCATTCTAAGATTTGATGACACCAATCCAGAAAAGGAGCGCCTAGAATATTATGCGGCCATAAAAGTAGGCCTAGATTGGCTTGGAGTCAAATATGATCGTGTAAAAAATACTTCTGATGACATGGAGATAATCTACAGTAAAGCTAGAGAACTTATTGATTCAGGCGATGCATACGTATGCACATGTGACAAAGAGACAATTAGCAACAATAGAAGAGAGAAGAAATCATGCAAGTGTAGTTTAGGAGATAAGGATCAAAACATAACTCGATGGAATAAAATGTTCGATAAATTCAAGCCGGGAGAAGCAATAGTAAGGTTCCGAGGAAATATGAATTCAGACAATACAGTGATGAGAGATCCTACGTTACTTAGAATAATAGACGAATCTCATCCAATTCACAAGGATAAGTACAGAGTATGGCCAAATTATGACTTTGCAGTAGCAATAGAAGACAGCATAGATGGAATAACACATGCTTTTAGAACAAAAGAATATGAATTACGAACAGAGCTCTATTACACATTACTTGATAAAATGAATATGCGGAAACCAAAGATGTTAGAGTTTTCAAGATTAGAATTTCAAGGGATGCCCGTATCCAAACGAGTTTTGAAACCGTTAGTAGAGGAGGGAAAAGTATCAGGGTTTGATGATCCCAGACTTCCCACTTTAGAGGGATTACGTAGAAGAGGTATTGTTCCAGAAGCTATTAGAAAATTTATTCTTTCGTTAGGATTTACCAAATCTGATACTATGCCACCATTTGAGACACTTGAATCGTTTAACAGAAAGATAGTTGATCCTACCAGTGTAAGATTGTTCATTGTTTTTGATCCTGTAAAGCTAAGAGTCATCAACAATAATCTTACCGAGATAGAGATTTCAAATCATCCACAAACAGAGATGGGTAAAAGAAAGATTGCAATAGATGGAACTTTCTACATATCAGGAGACGATGCAAAAACATTGAAGATTGGAGAGGAGATAAGATTACTTGAAGCATATAATGTTAGAATAACAAAGATAGGACAAGAAATAGAATGTGAGGTTATTGATACAGGTCATAAATCAAATATACCAAAGATACAATGGATTACACAAAAAAATCCTGTGAATTTAGAGGTGTTGATACCAAAAATACTATTCAATGATGACCAATTTAACGAAGATAGTCTAGAAGTCAAGAAGGCTTTAACAGAGCAATACTACTTAGAATTAAATGTGGGATCAGAAATTCAGTTCATAAGATTCGGATATTGCAGAAAAGATTCTGCAAACCAAGCGATATACACACACAAGTGA
- a CDS encoding fumarylacetoacetate hydrolase family protein, protein MKIARLLRQNMETYAFVNENKVLTRENMTAQTGIPIPQSIKDFLFDGWYDEIKNNVKNLQYTENLADYKLLPPIPNPSKIICLAFNYKDHAKEQNLIPPDEPAIVIKPRTTLNGATSDIICPSFVSKLDYEIELAVIIGKDCKNISEKEAKESIFGYMILNDTSARDIQAKDKQFTRAKGFDTFAPCGPWITSADEIPEPQNLKMMTKVNGSIRQNSSTSNMHLKVYSIVSLLSKAMTLEKGDIISTGTPAGVMLNKPDAVFLKDGDKIEMEIEHLGKLQNTVKFV, encoded by the coding sequence ATGAAAATTGCACGATTGCTTAGACAAAATATGGAAACATATGCTTTTGTCAACGAGAACAAAGTTCTGACAAGAGAAAATATGACAGCTCAGACAGGAATTCCCATACCACAAAGTATCAAAGACTTTTTGTTTGATGGATGGTATGATGAGATAAAAAACAATGTAAAGAATTTACAATATACTGAAAACTTGGCAGATTACAAATTATTACCTCCGATTCCAAATCCATCAAAAATAATTTGTTTGGCATTCAATTACAAAGATCATGCAAAAGAACAGAATTTGATTCCCCCGGATGAGCCGGCCATAGTAATCAAACCCAGAACAACACTTAACGGAGCTACATCAGACATCATATGTCCATCATTTGTTTCAAAGCTTGATTATGAAATAGAACTTGCAGTAATAATTGGCAAAGATTGTAAAAACATATCAGAAAAAGAGGCAAAAGAATCTATTTTCGGATATATGATCTTAAACGATACTTCTGCACGAGACATACAAGCAAAAGATAAACAATTTACCAGAGCAAAAGGTTTTGATACATTTGCACCATGTGGACCATGGATAACTTCTGCGGACGAAATACCAGAACCTCAGAATTTGAAAATGATGACCAAAGTTAATGGAAGTATTAGACAAAATTCATCTACATCAAACATGCATCTAAAGGTATATTCAATTGTGTCACTACTAAGCAAAGCAATGACATTAGAAAAAGGAGACATAATATCAACTGGAACGCCAGCAGGAGTCATGCTCAATAAACCAGATGCAGTATTTTTAAAAGACGGAGATAAAATAGAGATGGAAATAGAACATCTTGGAAAATTACAAAATACAGTCAAGTTCGTGTAA
- a CDS encoding Rieske (2Fe-2S) protein: MGKIIIGKTSDFVPGKMQKVTIDGKDILVANIDGMLYAINDTCTHAGASLSEGNLDGQIVTCGWHNAKFDCRTGKLAEFPVKVKDLNSYKVIIESENVFVEV, encoded by the coding sequence ATGGGAAAAATAATAATTGGAAAAACTAGTGATTTTGTACCTGGCAAAATGCAAAAAGTCACTATAGATGGAAAAGACATTCTTGTTGCAAATATAGATGGGATGCTTTATGCAATAAATGATACTTGTACGCATGCAGGAGCAAGTCTTTCAGAAGGGAATTTAGACGGACAAATTGTGACGTGTGGATGGCATAATGCAAAATTTGATTGCAGAACAGGCAAACTTGCAGAATTTCCAGTCAAAGTAAAAGATTTGAATTCATACAAAGTGATTATAGAATCAGAAAATGTCTTTGTAGAAGTATAA
- a CDS encoding UPF0147 family protein, whose protein sequence is MVEKKDPNIDTLNTAINTLAEIASNPSTPRNIKKDLTDLVAELKKQDFPVSVRAANAISILDDISQDPNMPSYVRVTLWQAVSALERIRE, encoded by the coding sequence ATGGTCGAAAAAAAGGATCCAAATATTGATACTCTAAATACGGCCATCAACACATTAGCAGAAATTGCCTCAAATCCTTCTACACCGAGAAACATCAAGAAAGACTTGACTGATCTTGTAGCAGAATTGAAAAAACAGGATTTCCCAGTATCTGTAAGGGCTGCAAATGCAATAAGCATACTCGATGACATATCGCAGGATCCAAACATGCCGTCATATGTCAGGGTCACATTATGGCAAGCAGTTTCTGCCCTGGAAAGAATAAGAGAATAA
- a CDS encoding SAM-dependent methyltransferase produces the protein MKIEEYLSSLPSSIINGDDIELPDNTIRDMLKFAGLQEKDVFYHLGCGTGKGIAIAVQEFGVKKAIGIDSNKTKILEGQTFLKDKHITSGSLIHEDITISDMNDATVILFWFSDEKIIQTMTDRFKKLNPGCRIITIWGPLAGHMPDKVDFPFILNITPFKKAESLRQQMLAIFDTDCIDFAVAWEFADRYSKAISSRDSENDRFLTILQTLVIWINAKNLGVACGDDIPDPVKSYIGILKTFFNIEVEHLLK, from the coding sequence ATGAAAATCGAAGAATATCTTTCGTCTCTTCCAAGTTCAATAATTAATGGTGACGATATAGAGTTACCAGACAATACAATAAGAGATATGCTCAAGTTTGCAGGTTTACAAGAGAAGGATGTTTTTTATCACTTGGGATGTGGAACAGGCAAAGGTATTGCCATTGCAGTACAAGAATTCGGAGTAAAGAAAGCTATAGGGATTGACAGCAACAAGACCAAGATATTAGAAGGACAAACATTTCTAAAGGACAAACATATCACAAGTGGATCGCTCATACATGAAGACATAACAATTTCAGACATGAATGATGCCACTGTGATACTTTTTTGGTTTTCGGATGAAAAGATAATTCAGACAATGACGGATAGGTTCAAAAAATTGAACCCAGGATGTAGAATCATAACAATATGGGGACCACTTGCAGGACATATGCCCGATAAAGTGGATTTTCCTTTTATTCTAAATATCACGCCATTTAAAAAAGCAGAATCACTACGACAACAAATGCTTGCCATATTCGATACAGATTGCATAGATTTTGCAGTGGCATGGGAGTTTGCAGACAGATATTCAAAAGCGATAAGTTCCAGAGATTCGGAAAACGACAGATTTTTGACAATATTACAAACACTTGTCATATGGATAAACGCAAAGAATCTTGGAGTTGCCTGTGGGGACGACATACCAGATCCTGTGAAAAGCTACATTGGAATCCTTAAGACATTTTTCAACATTGAAGTTGAACACCTTCTCAAATAG
- a CDS encoding alcohol dehydrogenase, translating into MNAARIVKVKEPLEIQSLQTPTPRGSQVLIRVESAGVCHSDIHLWDGGYEGPAGSFMKTTDRGVKYPLTPGHEVAGVVESMGEDVEGFVKNEKVLVFPWIGEGLCPACRVGEENLCDKPRSLGVYNDGGYAEYVLVPSYKYLAKINDMETDVCAPLSCSALTAYGAIKTAKLNPDDNVVVVGAGGLGLMGIQLAKAISGARIISLDVNDDKLKIAKQSGADVVINSTKEDPVKAIMELTGNLGADAVIDFVNATKSVETDMQILRRRARVVLVGLFGGSLQLNLVTMPTRAYKIMGSYTGSMTDMIELISLARRDIIKPVISNRFKLNQATEALTMLKEGKIIGRGIINP; encoded by the coding sequence CAATCTCTTCAAACTCCTACTCCGCGTGGTTCTCAAGTTCTTATCAGAGTAGAATCTGCCGGTGTGTGCCACAGTGATATACATCTCTGGGATGGTGGATATGAAGGTCCTGCAGGCTCATTTATGAAAACCACTGATAGGGGTGTAAAATATCCGTTGACTCCTGGACATGAGGTAGCAGGAGTAGTAGAAAGCATGGGTGAAGATGTGGAAGGATTTGTGAAAAATGAAAAAGTCCTAGTATTTCCTTGGATTGGAGAAGGTTTGTGTCCTGCTTGCAGGGTAGGTGAAGAAAATCTTTGTGATAAACCACGATCTTTGGGAGTGTATAATGATGGGGGTTATGCTGAATATGTACTTGTTCCAAGTTACAAATATCTTGCAAAAATAAATGATATGGAAACTGATGTATGTGCACCGTTATCTTGTTCAGCTCTTACTGCTTATGGAGCAATTAAAACAGCTAAATTGAATCCTGATGATAATGTAGTAGTTGTTGGCGCTGGGGGCCTTGGATTGATGGGAATCCAATTGGCAAAAGCAATTAGCGGTGCAAGAATAATCTCACTTGATGTTAATGATGACAAGTTGAAAATAGCAAAACAAAGTGGTGCCGATGTTGTTATCAATTCAACAAAAGAAGATCCTGTAAAAGCAATAATGGAATTGACAGGTAACTTGGGTGCTGATGCTGTAATTGATTTTGTAAATGCCACTAAATCTGTTGAAACTGATATGCAAATACTACGACGTAGAGCACGTGTAGTTCTCGTGGGTCTTTTTGGTGGTTCTTTGCAACTGAATCTAGTTACTATGCCTACTAGAGCATACAAAATTATGGGCTCATACACTGGCTCTATGACGGATATGATTGAATTGATCTCGCTTGCACGTAGGGATATAATAAAACCTGTTATCTCAAATAGATTCAAACTCAATCAAGCTACCGAGGCACTAACAATGCTAAAAGAAGGAAAGATAATTGGTAGGGGAATTATCAATCCCTAA